In Sphingobacterium thalpophilum, a genomic segment contains:
- a CDS encoding ABC transporter ATP-binding protein has protein sequence MLLEINHVTKDYANHRALDDVSIQIPKGKIFGLLGPNGAGKTSLIRIINQITAPDSGEILFSGEPLGPQHIAQIGYLPEERGLYKKMKIGDQMLYLAQLKGLSKREALTRIRDWCQRLDITSWLDKKIEDLSKGMQQKVQFVATVIHQPQLIILDEPFSGFDPVNANIIKEQILRLNQEGATIIFSTHRMETVEELCDNIALINRSKKILDGSVQAIKKEYRNQTYRLEYTASEDNFLLFDDALFEVVTSTKHEKTYITTIQLNNNSHINDVLMRFIPQIQLNQLIEIVPSMADIFIQKVTQVSPTANDHA, from the coding sequence ATGTTACTCGAAATCAATCATGTCACCAAAGATTACGCCAATCACCGAGCATTGGACGATGTATCCATTCAAATCCCAAAGGGTAAGATTTTTGGGCTATTGGGGCCAAACGGGGCGGGAAAAACATCCCTGATCCGTATTATTAACCAAATTACCGCCCCCGATTCCGGCGAAATTCTGTTTAGTGGCGAACCCTTGGGCCCACAGCATATTGCACAAATCGGTTATTTACCCGAAGAGCGGGGTTTGTACAAAAAAATGAAAATCGGTGATCAAATGTTGTATTTGGCACAGCTTAAGGGGCTTTCCAAGCGAGAAGCCTTAACACGCATCCGAGATTGGTGCCAACGCCTGGACATCACATCCTGGTTAGACAAAAAAATAGAAGATCTCAGTAAAGGGATGCAGCAAAAAGTACAATTTGTCGCTACAGTCATCCACCAACCACAATTGATTATCTTAGATGAGCCCTTTTCGGGATTTGATCCCGTAAATGCCAATATCATAAAAGAACAGATTCTCCGCTTAAATCAAGAGGGTGCGACCATTATATTTTCCACACACCGCATGGAGACTGTGGAAGAGCTTTGCGATAATATTGCCCTCATCAACCGATCAAAAAAAATACTGGATGGTTCTGTACAAGCGATTAAAAAAGAATACCGAAATCAAACCTATCGATTGGAATACACAGCAAGCGAAGATAATTTTCTTCTGTTCGACGACGCCTTATTTGAGGTCGTCACATCAACAAAGCATGAAAAAACATACATCACTACAATTCAGCTAAATAACAATAGCCATATCAATGATGTATTAATGCGTTTCATACCCCAAATACAGCTCAATCAACTCATTGAAATCGTTCCCTCCATGGCGGATATTTTCATCCAAAAAGTCACACAAGTCTCACCTACAGCTAACGATCATGCATAA